The Candidatus Nitrosymbiomonas proteolyticus genome has a segment encoding these proteins:
- a CDS encoding Holliday junction DNA helicase subunit RuvA — MIGRLRGELAEVEGSTVIVDVAGVGYQVTLPEYVAAMLPPLGDEVVFRIRQVVREDSNTLYGFLDAEQLRLFDLLCEVKGCGPRLAMSLIGQLGEETVAQAILGQDARVLVRASGVGLKLAERILLELKDKVREESFLRRAGQVQRAAARTPESDTLVDALVALGYRRPDAESVAREVRGQAETVEEQLKLALRQLSK, encoded by the coding sequence ATGATCGGACGCCTACGCGGGGAGTTGGCTGAAGTCGAAGGAAGCACCGTCATCGTCGATGTCGCAGGAGTCGGCTACCAGGTGACGCTTCCCGAATACGTGGCCGCGATGCTGCCCCCTCTTGGAGACGAGGTGGTCTTTCGGATCCGACAGGTTGTGCGCGAGGATTCCAACACGCTTTACGGCTTCCTCGACGCCGAGCAGTTGAGGCTTTTCGATTTGCTTTGTGAGGTCAAAGGCTGCGGTCCCAGACTCGCGATGTCGCTCATCGGGCAGCTTGGCGAAGAGACGGTGGCTCAGGCGATTCTTGGCCAAGACGCGAGGGTGCTCGTGCGGGCGAGCGGAGTGGGGCTGAAACTTGCCGAGCGGATTCTCTTGGAACTCAAGGACAAAGTGCGCGAAGAGAGCTTCCTTCGCAGGGCCGGGCAGGTTCAGCGTGCCGCAGCCCGGACTCCGGAGTCTGACACGCTGGTCGATGCGCTGGTCGCCCTCGGATACCGGCGCCCCGACGCCGAGAGCGTTGCGCGGGAGGTTAGGGGCCAGGCGGAAACCGTCGAGGAACAACTCAAACTCGCGCTCCGGCAGCTCTCGAAGTAA
- a CDS encoding bifunctional demethylmenaquinone methyltransferase/2-methoxy-6-polyprenyl-1,4-benzoquinol methylase gives MSASSAPLAPWECEGSEKREAVRGIFAQIAPHYDRMNSIMSMSLHGMWRQAGLRAVGLRPMDQVLDLCCGTGDFLVSALRRLGQGGRATGVDFCAPMLSLASKKAPQARLALADACRLPFRAESFDVVTVGWGLRNLADLDAGLQEAARVLRPGGRIVSVDMAVPRNRLIRGVSRWLGVAVLPRIGAWFGSKTAYEYLPRSTQAFATREELAAAFENAGFRGVLWKDLMMGNICVHWGIKE, from the coding sequence ATGTCGGCCTCTTCCGCGCCCCTTGCGCCGTGGGAATGCGAAGGTTCGGAAAAGCGAGAGGCGGTCCGGGGGATTTTCGCCCAGATCGCCCCGCATTACGACCGCATGAACTCGATCATGTCGATGTCGCTGCATGGAATGTGGCGGCAGGCGGGCCTTCGCGCTGTGGGCCTGCGGCCGATGGATCAAGTGCTCGATCTGTGTTGCGGCACGGGGGACTTCCTAGTTTCCGCTCTTAGGCGGCTGGGGCAAGGCGGAAGGGCGACGGGGGTCGACTTTTGCGCTCCTATGCTGAGCCTCGCCTCCAAGAAGGCGCCCCAAGCCCGGCTCGCGCTCGCCGACGCCTGCCGATTGCCTTTCCGCGCCGAGTCTTTCGACGTCGTGACCGTCGGTTGGGGCCTTCGCAATTTGGCTGACCTCGATGCGGGCCTGCAAGAAGCGGCCCGGGTACTCCGGCCTGGGGGAAGAATCGTGAGCGTCGACATGGCGGTTCCGCGCAACCGCCTGATCCGTGGCGTCTCTCGGTGGCTGGGGGTTGCGGTGCTCCCTCGCATCGGAGCTTGGTTCGGCTCGAAGACCGCCTATGAGTATCTTCCGCGAAGCACGCAGGCCTTCGCGACGCGCGAAGAGCTTGCGGCCGCTTTTGAGAACGCGGGATTCCGCGGAGTCCTTTGGAAGGACCTCATGATGGGCAACATTTGCGTCCATTGGGGGATCAAGGAATGA
- a CDS encoding 30S ribosomal protein S21 translates to MVYVTVQSNESIDAALKRFNLKLQQSGILRDLKEHSAYEKPSEKRRRAKRRRQLRQ, encoded by the coding sequence TTGGTTTACGTCACCGTCCAATCGAACGAGTCGATCGATGCAGCGCTGAAGCGCTTCAACCTCAAGCTTCAGCAGAGCGGCATCCTTCGGGACCTGAAAGAGCATTCGGCTTATGAGAAGCCGAGTGAGAAGCGCCGACGCGCCAAGCGGCGACGCCAACTCCGCCAATAG
- a CDS encoding rRNA maturation RNase YbeY yields the protein MEPPSTHRIEVLDTTASGVSLGLAAELVRAVLGRHCKTPRAVELVLASGKKVRELNRQFRALDSDTDVLSFPAAPLPGPPSAERALGEIVVSWDMALHQAALRGVEPELEIAWLALHGALHLVGFDDESEADRVAMLAEMNSIAQDQGLDPQQDWSSIYAESQGVES from the coding sequence ATGGAACCCCCCAGTACCCACCGAATCGAAGTTCTTGACACCACAGCCAGCGGAGTCTCGCTTGGGCTCGCGGCCGAACTGGTTCGAGCGGTCCTCGGCCGTCACTGCAAGACCCCGCGCGCCGTCGAACTCGTGTTGGCGTCCGGTAAGAAGGTTCGGGAGTTGAACCGACAATTCCGGGCCCTCGATTCGGATACGGACGTGCTTTCCTTTCCTGCCGCTCCTCTGCCCGGCCCCCCAAGCGCCGAGCGCGCTCTGGGCGAAATCGTCGTCTCTTGGGATATGGCCCTGCACCAGGCTGCCCTGCGAGGCGTCGAACCCGAACTCGAAATCGCTTGGCTCGCCCTTCACGGCGCGTTGCATTTGGTGGGTTTCGACGACGAATCGGAGGCCGACCGGGTGGCCATGCTCGCTGAAATGAACTCGATCGCGCAAGATCAGGGTCTGGACCCGCAGCAGGACTGGAGCTCGATCTACGCCGAATCTCAAGGGGTGGAATCATGA
- a CDS encoding Holliday junction branch migration DNA helicase RuvB, with protein sequence MDRTNTQLTPELETGERTAETSLRPRKLSEFIGQPKIKENLAVFLEAARGRGEPMDHLLLYGPPGLGKTTIAHIVAEEMGVEIHVTSGPAIERAGDLVGILTNIESGAVLFIDEIHRLGRSVEEILYPAMEDYKVDILIGKGPAARSIRLDLPPITVIGATTRQGLLTGPLRDRFGIVTHFPFYDEQALFEIVCRSAAILGMVVESDGAHEIARRSRGTPRIANRLLRRVRDFAQVAGKAAIDDGIAESALAQLEVDETGLDRVDRLLLETIILKFEGGPVGIETLAAATGEDAGTIEDVYEPYLMQQGFLQRTPRGRCVTSRAYLHMGLTPPQKRRERGLFEEDDPKNG encoded by the coding sequence ATGGACCGCACGAACACCCAACTCACGCCCGAACTGGAGACCGGAGAGCGAACCGCCGAAACCTCGCTTCGGCCTCGAAAGCTATCGGAGTTTATCGGGCAGCCCAAGATCAAGGAGAACCTCGCTGTGTTTTTGGAGGCGGCCCGAGGTCGCGGCGAACCGATGGACCACTTGCTGCTTTACGGCCCTCCAGGCTTGGGCAAGACCACGATCGCCCACATCGTCGCCGAAGAGATGGGCGTCGAGATCCACGTCACGAGCGGCCCCGCCATCGAGCGCGCGGGCGACCTCGTGGGAATCCTCACGAACATCGAATCCGGCGCCGTATTGTTCATCGACGAGATCCACCGTCTCGGCAGGAGCGTCGAGGAGATCCTCTACCCGGCGATGGAGGACTACAAAGTGGACATCTTGATCGGCAAAGGCCCCGCCGCCAGGTCGATTCGTCTCGACTTACCGCCCATTACGGTGATCGGGGCGACCACGCGCCAAGGTTTGCTCACAGGCCCCTTGCGGGACCGGTTCGGAATCGTGACGCACTTTCCGTTCTACGACGAGCAGGCCCTATTTGAGATCGTCTGCCGCTCGGCGGCGATCCTCGGCATGGTGGTCGAATCGGACGGCGCTCATGAGATCGCCCGAAGGTCCAGGGGGACGCCCCGCATCGCCAATCGGCTTCTCCGCCGCGTTCGGGACTTCGCTCAAGTTGCAGGAAAGGCGGCCATCGACGACGGAATCGCCGAGTCGGCGCTGGCTCAATTGGAGGTAGACGAAACGGGCCTCGACCGCGTCGACCGGCTCCTTCTCGAAACGATCATCCTCAAGTTCGAAGGCGGCCCGGTCGGGATCGAAACCCTCGCAGCGGCGACCGGCGAAGACGCGGGAACCATCGAGGACGTTTATGAGCCGTACCTGATGCAGCAGGGTTTCCTCCAGCGGACCCCGCGCGGCCGATGCGTCACGTCCCGAGCCTACTTGCACATGGGCCTGACCCCTCCCCAAAAGCGGCGCGAGCGCGGACTCTTCGAAGAAGACGATCCGAAAAACGGGTAA
- a CDS encoding geranylgeranyl pyrophosphate synthase, whose translation MKTFYEPESESDFATRLSEIQDEVRLVEVVLESSVQSPFELVETICSHVLRSGGKRLRPALTLLCARSVARDFDEDRARRIGACLEMIHMATLMHDDVIDHATLRRGRATASSEFGNTAAILCGDVLLSKAMSILAEDGDLALIRSVSRAVVDLAEGEVWELDQRGRWDLTPETHFEILRAKTASFIQVCCESGARVAGASDRCREALGNYGYHLGMAFQLVDDLIDYRSEESVSGKPRAGDFREGCATMPLILLLQRVEASRKDQVVRWFGNGASEEQIGQVCAWMGEVGAFEEAETLAQEHVEKAKSAVQGNSLLDGELLSGIADYVLRRQS comes from the coding sequence ATGAAGACCTTCTACGAGCCCGAAAGCGAGAGCGACTTCGCGACGAGGCTCAGCGAAATTCAGGACGAAGTCCGCTTGGTCGAAGTCGTTTTGGAATCAAGCGTCCAATCGCCGTTCGAACTCGTCGAGACGATCTGCTCCCATGTTCTCCGTTCGGGGGGGAAGCGGCTGCGGCCGGCGCTGACGCTGCTTTGCGCGAGGTCGGTGGCGCGGGACTTCGACGAGGATCGCGCCCGGAGGATCGGGGCCTGCCTGGAGATGATCCACATGGCGACCCTGATGCACGACGATGTGATTGACCACGCTACGCTGCGGCGCGGAAGAGCGACGGCCTCGTCCGAATTTGGAAACACCGCCGCGATCCTGTGCGGTGACGTGCTTCTCTCGAAGGCGATGTCGATTCTTGCCGAGGACGGCGATCTCGCCCTAATCCGGTCGGTCTCGCGCGCCGTCGTCGATCTCGCCGAGGGAGAGGTCTGGGAACTCGATCAGCGAGGCCGGTGGGACCTCACTCCCGAAACCCACTTCGAGATCCTTCGAGCCAAGACGGCATCGTTCATTCAGGTCTGTTGCGAGTCCGGAGCAAGGGTCGCCGGAGCGAGCGACCGGTGTCGAGAAGCGCTGGGTAACTACGGTTATCACCTCGGGATGGCGTTTCAGCTCGTCGACGACCTCATCGACTATCGCTCCGAGGAAAGCGTTTCGGGCAAACCCCGGGCGGGGGATTTCCGAGAGGGATGCGCCACGATGCCGCTGATCCTCCTTTTGCAGAGGGTGGAGGCTTCGAGGAAGGACCAAGTCGTTCGGTGGTTCGGCAACGGCGCGTCGGAAGAACAAATCGGGCAGGTTTGCGCGTGGATGGGCGAAGTAGGGGCCTTCGAGGAGGCCGAGACGCTCGCTCAGGAGCACGTCGAGAAGGCGAAGAGCGCGGTCCAGGGCAATTCGCTTCTCGATGGGGAACTCCTTTCTGGGATCGCAGACTACGTTCTTCGCCGCCAGTCCTGA
- a CDS encoding hemolysins containing CBS domain, translated as MKDKPPERAPRKPRGNRGLEQWIGTVLAVALIAAAFAGLRPPGALEASVFTLDPVGATTVTLLMAGVLVLVLLNGVFVAAETAIELLRPRLFKHLKDEHPKRYERLTALADHSAQSVAACSLASQTAQLAIVLFLLLLAPNLLDVLSARFGVPTTYAGVILAVLLLMVPVGLVLIVFGVLVPRSYATLHPHTVASGLYPVVRITSIVFALPAGAIMGLASLLTARFGGRASFANLNMAEEEILTLVESAEESGEIEQEERELIRSVFSFTDTVAREIMTPRVDLDAMPISTEPDELIKVIQETGHSRIPLYDKTDDQILGIIHAKDLFLAMFSNKAPNLRNLMRPAIFVPENKNLYELLAELRQSRSQMAIVQDEFGGTAGIVTIEDIVEELVGDIVDEYDVEEPEIIEVEGTWVIDGRTHIDDVNDALRSELQSDEFDTIGGYLFGLFGRQPKDGDFIEVEGLKLLVLETDGRRIQKVQIERVSEPAEANADSAR; from the coding sequence ATGAAAGATAAACCCCCTGAACGTGCGCCACGAAAGCCCCGTGGCAATCGTGGACTCGAACAATGGATCGGAACGGTCCTTGCCGTTGCGCTGATCGCGGCGGCCTTCGCAGGCCTGAGGCCCCCGGGGGCTTTGGAAGCAAGCGTCTTCACGCTCGACCCTGTGGGCGCGACGACGGTGACGCTCCTGATGGCCGGCGTGCTCGTCCTCGTGCTTTTGAACGGGGTCTTCGTGGCGGCAGAGACGGCGATCGAACTGCTCCGTCCGAGGCTCTTTAAGCACCTCAAAGACGAGCACCCCAAGAGGTATGAAAGGCTGACGGCGTTGGCGGACCACTCGGCTCAGAGCGTGGCGGCCTGCTCGCTCGCCAGCCAGACCGCTCAGCTTGCGATCGTGCTTTTCCTGCTGCTGCTTGCGCCCAACCTGCTCGATGTGCTCTCCGCCCGATTTGGGGTTCCAACCACCTACGCTGGTGTCATCCTCGCAGTCCTTCTCTTGATGGTTCCCGTAGGCTTGGTCCTGATCGTCTTTGGGGTCCTCGTGCCTCGCAGCTACGCGACTCTGCACCCCCATACCGTCGCATCGGGCCTGTATCCGGTGGTACGAATCACCTCGATCGTTTTTGCGCTTCCCGCTGGCGCGATCATGGGTCTGGCGAGCCTCTTGACCGCAAGGTTTGGCGGCCGCGCCAGCTTTGCGAACTTGAACATGGCCGAAGAGGAGATTCTTACTCTGGTCGAGTCGGCAGAGGAATCCGGAGAAATCGAGCAAGAGGAGCGAGAACTGATCCGGTCGGTGTTTTCATTTACCGACACCGTCGCTCGCGAGATCATGACTCCGCGCGTCGATCTCGATGCCATGCCGATCTCCACCGAACCCGATGAGCTTATCAAGGTGATCCAAGAGACCGGGCACTCGCGCATCCCCCTATACGATAAGACCGACGACCAGATTCTCGGCATCATCCACGCCAAGGACCTGTTTCTCGCGATGTTCAGCAACAAGGCGCCCAACCTACGAAACCTGATGCGGCCCGCGATCTTCGTACCTGAGAACAAGAACCTCTACGAGTTGCTCGCAGAGCTTCGGCAAAGCCGATCCCAAATGGCGATCGTCCAAGACGAGTTCGGGGGAACTGCGGGGATCGTCACCATCGAAGACATCGTCGAGGAGCTTGTCGGCGACATTGTGGACGAATACGACGTCGAGGAGCCGGAGATCATCGAGGTCGAAGGAACTTGGGTCATCGACGGACGAACGCACATCGACGACGTGAACGACGCTTTGCGATCCGAGCTTCAGTCCGACGAGTTCGACACCATCGGCGGCTACCTGTTCGGGTTGTTTGGACGCCAACCCAAGGACGGCGACTTTATCGAGGTCGAGGGTCTTAAGCTCTTGGTCCTCGAAACCGACGGCCGGCGCATCCAGAAGGTCCAGATCGAGCGGGTCAGCGAACCCGCAGAGGCTAACGCCGACAGCGCCCGGTGA
- a CDS encoding cytosine methyltransferase, producing the protein MYRRLDGLRETFEVRESVRRSMRGNASTDTRPEKRLRKALWAAGFRGYRKNVRTLPGTPDVVFPKAKLAIFVHGCFWHGCPHCPRNLSPKTNAAFWRAKIEQNKERDTRTSGELERLGFQVVAVWECELAQNSGQEVIATIRSMMNPAR; encoded by the coding sequence GTGTATAGGCGTCTCGACGGGCTCCGCGAAACGTTCGAGGTGCGCGAGTCCGTGCGCCGCTCAATGCGGGGCAACGCCTCCACCGACACAAGGCCGGAGAAGAGGCTGCGAAAGGCGCTCTGGGCCGCCGGGTTCCGGGGCTACCGCAAGAACGTTCGCACCTTGCCCGGAACACCCGACGTCGTCTTCCCCAAGGCGAAGCTTGCGATCTTCGTTCATGGCTGCTTCTGGCACGGCTGCCCGCACTGCCCACGTAACCTTTCCCCGAAGACCAACGCCGCTTTCTGGCGCGCGAAGATTGAGCAAAACAAGGAGAGAGACACCCGAACTAGTGGCGAGCTCGAGCGCCTGGGTTTCCAGGTGGTAGCTGTTTGGGAATGTGAACTTGCGCAGAACTCTGGCCAGGAAGTTATCGCAACTATTCGATCGATGATGAATCCGGCGAGGTGA
- a CDS encoding ATP-dependent Mg chelatase-related protein, with product MIAKVNAATLIGIDAVPVVVEVDLRPSSTPEFHLVGLPDQAVAESKVRVRSAIRNSELDFPRVHIICNLAPGDVRKEGPSLDLPIAAAILAASGQIPNSELESTLILGELGLDGELRAIDGAVSAAILAMERGFSRLLLPSQSAREAALSSTVSVFGLNSLQEMVEVLNGSTLLGPMPVESSHESSLPAYEVDYADVKGQRPAIRALEIAAAGGHNVLMTGPPGSGKTMLARRLPTILPELTVEESIEVTRVLSASGQKGGRQGLVWERPFRSPHHSASHAAIVGGGKFPKPGEISMAHKGVLFLDEMPEFDRPVLEALRQPLEDGVVTVSRAHATLTFPAECILVGAMNPCPCGYRGLPEQKCVSNPALCIKYAGRISGPLMDRIDLHIAVPRLKPEELLDKPTGEPSQAIRSRVVEARNRQHARLGRPRLNASMRPREIRELVPLDSPCSDFMRSIMGRMNLSARVFDRILKVARTIADIEGVEQLDTRHIAEAVQYRERPPD from the coding sequence ATGATCGCGAAGGTCAACGCCGCAACGCTGATCGGCATCGATGCGGTGCCGGTCGTCGTCGAAGTCGATCTTCGCCCTTCGAGCACGCCCGAGTTCCACCTTGTGGGCCTGCCCGACCAAGCGGTGGCGGAGAGCAAAGTTCGGGTGCGGAGCGCGATTCGAAACAGCGAACTGGACTTTCCACGAGTTCACATCATCTGCAACCTCGCGCCGGGTGACGTGCGCAAGGAGGGTCCTTCGCTGGACCTGCCCATCGCCGCGGCGATCCTGGCCGCTTCGGGCCAGATCCCGAACTCCGAGTTGGAATCGACGCTGATCTTAGGCGAGTTGGGGTTGGATGGAGAGCTTCGAGCCATCGACGGAGCGGTGAGCGCGGCGATTCTTGCGATGGAGCGGGGATTCTCGCGCCTTCTCCTCCCCTCGCAAAGCGCCCGCGAGGCGGCGCTCTCCTCCACGGTCTCCGTGTTTGGCCTCAACAGCCTGCAAGAGATGGTCGAGGTCTTGAACGGCTCGACGTTGTTGGGGCCGATGCCGGTCGAATCGAGCCACGAATCTTCGCTCCCCGCGTACGAGGTGGACTACGCGGACGTGAAGGGCCAGCGTCCGGCGATCCGCGCCCTCGAAATCGCCGCCGCAGGGGGGCACAACGTGCTCATGACCGGTCCGCCCGGTTCGGGAAAGACGATGCTCGCTCGAAGGTTGCCCACGATCCTGCCGGAACTCACCGTCGAGGAGAGCATTGAGGTTACGCGGGTTCTCAGCGCCTCGGGGCAGAAGGGCGGCCGGCAGGGGCTCGTATGGGAGCGCCCGTTCCGCTCGCCACACCATTCGGCCAGCCACGCTGCGATCGTGGGAGGAGGGAAGTTCCCGAAGCCCGGTGAGATCAGCATGGCGCACAAAGGCGTGCTCTTTCTCGACGAGATGCCCGAGTTTGACCGGCCTGTTCTTGAGGCACTTCGTCAACCGCTCGAAGACGGTGTGGTCACCGTCTCGCGCGCCCATGCGACCCTCACATTCCCGGCGGAGTGCATCCTTGTTGGCGCGATGAACCCTTGTCCGTGTGGATATCGGGGCCTTCCCGAGCAAAAGTGCGTGAGCAACCCTGCGCTCTGCATCAAGTACGCGGGCAGAATCAGCGGCCCGCTCATGGACCGCATCGATCTGCACATCGCGGTTCCCCGTCTCAAGCCAGAGGAACTGCTCGACAAGCCCACCGGCGAACCCAGCCAAGCGATCCGCTCCCGAGTCGTGGAAGCCCGCAATCGACAACACGCTCGTCTCGGGCGTCCGCGCCTGAACGCTTCCATGCGCCCGAGGGAAATCCGAGAGCTGGTTCCCCTCGACTCGCCGTGCAGCGACTTTATGAGGTCGATTATGGGGCGAATGAACCTGTCGGCGAGGGTCTTCGACCGGATACTGAAGGTAGCGCGCACCATCGCCGACATCGAAGGGGTGGAGCAGCTCGACACCCGACATATCGCGGAAGCGGTGCAATATCGCGAGCGTCCACCCGACTGA
- a CDS encoding hydrolase YutF, with the protein MGIDLLIFDLDGTVYRGTEPTPHAAETLARLRRSGRRVRFATNNSAILAEEVVERLRGVGIEAEEAEVLTSAQVAAEYALTEGLRSAFVVGDPGLCHTLRRGGIGVVNAGEPGDVSDLSEGTPDCVIAGICRTFSYELLDGAMQWIRSGARFLATNRDATYPLEQGRLQPGAGPIVAAIEAASQTSPTTMGKPEPRMVERFVRETGVPAERTLVIGDRVDTDIESGLRAGCQVHLVLCGVTSSAPEGVPASPDLRGILARCSL; encoded by the coding sequence ATGGGGATCGACCTACTTATTTTCGACTTGGACGGGACCGTTTACCGAGGGACGGAACCGACGCCCCACGCAGCCGAAACGCTCGCGCGATTGCGACGCTCAGGGCGAAGGGTCCGGTTCGCGACCAACAACTCCGCGATCCTTGCTGAAGAAGTCGTCGAGCGTCTGCGGGGGGTGGGGATCGAGGCGGAGGAGGCCGAGGTGTTGACCTCGGCGCAGGTCGCCGCTGAGTACGCGCTAACCGAAGGGCTGAGGTCTGCGTTCGTCGTGGGCGATCCCGGCCTGTGCCACACGTTGCGACGCGGGGGGATCGGCGTGGTGAATGCGGGCGAGCCGGGCGACGTCTCGGACCTTTCGGAAGGCACTCCGGATTGCGTGATCGCCGGCATCTGCCGGACCTTCAGCTATGAGCTTCTCGACGGCGCGATGCAGTGGATTCGATCGGGGGCCAGGTTCCTCGCGACGAACCGGGACGCTACCTATCCCCTCGAACAGGGCCGATTGCAGCCGGGGGCAGGTCCCATCGTAGCCGCAATCGAAGCCGCGAGCCAGACGAGTCCGACGACGATGGGCAAGCCAGAGCCGCGAATGGTCGAGCGCTTCGTTCGGGAGACCGGCGTTCCTGCAGAACGGACCCTCGTGATCGGCGATCGGGTCGATACTGACATCGAATCGGGCCTCAGGGCGGGATGTCAGGTTCACCTGGTTCTATGCGGGGTGACTTCCTCGGCTCCAGAAGGGGTCCCTGCGAGCCCCGATCTTCGGGGGATTCTCGCCCGCTGCTCACTCTGA
- a CDS encoding FAD-dependent thymidylate synthase, with amino-acid sequence MARLKVEAAEALVDQEIQVLDKGFVRLVDYLGGDERIVQSARVSYGSGTKSFRQDRGLIHYLMQHHHTSPFEQVQLTFHAKMPIFVARQWVRHRTARLNEISGRYSVMRDEFYLPEPEQMRFQSERNKQGRSDEVIPLEDALAILRRMEEEQSRLYAQYESLLEANVARELARINLPLSLYTEWYWQIDLHNLFHFLALRMDEHAQYEIRVYAEAMAKCAQAVAPIAYEAFEEHILHSVRFSRAECVSLQQMLRGQESSLEGRALARFREKLERISKMASIDAPDEFEGPKPVDMG; translated from the coding sequence ATGGCTCGATTGAAAGTGGAGGCCGCCGAGGCGCTCGTCGACCAGGAGATTCAGGTCCTCGATAAGGGATTCGTCCGCCTGGTGGACTACTTGGGCGGGGACGAACGCATCGTGCAGTCGGCCCGCGTGAGCTACGGGTCCGGGACCAAGTCGTTCCGCCAAGACCGGGGGCTCATCCACTATCTGATGCAGCACCACCACACGTCGCCGTTCGAGCAGGTTCAACTTACGTTTCACGCCAAGATGCCGATTTTCGTCGCCCGCCAGTGGGTGCGGCACCGTACGGCCCGACTCAACGAGATCAGCGGGCGGTATTCGGTGATGCGGGACGAGTTTTATTTGCCCGAGCCGGAGCAGATGAGGTTTCAAAGCGAGCGCAACAAACAGGGCCGTTCTGACGAGGTGATTCCGCTGGAAGACGCGCTAGCGATCCTGAGAAGGATGGAAGAAGAGCAGTCGAGGCTGTACGCCCAATACGAATCACTGCTCGAAGCCAATGTCGCAAGGGAACTCGCGCGGATCAACCTGCCGCTGTCGCTGTACACCGAGTGGTACTGGCAAATCGACCTTCACAACCTCTTCCACTTCTTGGCGCTAAGGATGGACGAGCACGCGCAATACGAAATCCGGGTGTATGCAGAGGCGATGGCCAAGTGCGCCCAAGCCGTCGCGCCCATCGCCTACGAGGCGTTCGAGGAGCACATCCTCCACTCCGTGAGGTTCAGCCGCGCCGAGTGCGTGTCTCTCCAGCAGATGCTGCGCGGGCAGGAGTCCAGCTTGGAAGGAAGGGCCCTCGCTCGGTTTCGTGAGAAGCTCGAACGAATCTCCAAAATGGCGTCGATCGATGCGCCTGATGAGTTTGAAGGCCCCAAACCGGTAGACATGGGGTAA
- a CDS encoding diacylglycerol kinase codes for MSIERRHGFLEAFNVAMRGLVYTFRTQRHMRFHLYVVLVVTIAGVFFGLRLRELLVLLFTISLVLVAEMFNSAIETTVDLVQPTYHPLAKFAKDIAAGAVLITTIIALVVGSLLLLGESRWEMIKLNLTSESIGLPLTTRFLLGLPVIFVLIVIGKGLGKRGQVFKGGLISGHAAFGFFIATAVMFLTDQPLVGGLAIALAAIIAQSRWEAKIHSFFEITLGAAVGILVGLTLFYIVPK; via the coding sequence ATGAGCATCGAGCGGCGTCACGGGTTCCTGGAAGCGTTCAACGTCGCCATGCGGGGTCTCGTTTACACTTTCCGCACCCAGCGGCACATGCGATTTCACCTCTACGTGGTGCTCGTGGTGACGATTGCGGGCGTGTTTTTCGGCCTACGCCTCCGCGAGTTGCTGGTGCTCCTATTCACGATCAGCTTGGTGCTCGTCGCCGAGATGTTCAATAGCGCGATCGAGACCACGGTCGATCTGGTGCAACCCACCTACCACCCGCTCGCGAAGTTCGCCAAAGACATCGCTGCGGGCGCGGTGCTCATCACGACCATCATCGCGCTCGTGGTCGGGTCGCTGCTGCTTCTTGGCGAGAGCCGATGGGAGATGATCAAGCTCAACCTGACCTCCGAATCGATCGGCCTTCCGCTCACGACGAGGTTCCTCTTGGGTCTCCCCGTGATCTTCGTGTTGATCGTCATCGGCAAGGGCCTGGGCAAGAGGGGTCAAGTTTTCAAGGGTGGGCTCATAAGCGGCCACGCGGCGTTCGGGTTCTTCATCGCCACGGCCGTGATGTTCCTAACCGATCAGCCTCTTGTCGGGGGGCTTGCCATCGCTCTGGCGGCCATCATCGCCCAAAGCCGTTGGGAGGCCAAGATTCACTCGTTTTTCGAGATCACTCTCGGCGCGGCGGTCGGCATTCTGGTCGGGCTCACGCTGTTTTACATCGTTCCGAAATGA